A portion of the Chiloscyllium plagiosum isolate BGI_BamShark_2017 chromosome 48, ASM401019v2, whole genome shotgun sequence genome contains these proteins:
- the LOC122544355 gene encoding protein MB21D2-like: protein MATLASLSGKDAALGAKPPAFAKPLNDLDFHSGARIEEITKLIQEFGKYEMRDFDDRRALEVHTAKDFVFSMLGLVQKLDHKLPISNEYLLLSGGVREGVIDMNPDELGDYARGMDYDVDFTLLVPALKLHDRNQPVTLDMRHSAPCHSWLSLRLFDERTMEKWKDCCTETEPSPAGGGGGSYYFSPTKVADWFFRSVRAVIEEVRRHPQRGVPGVAAVEKNGTVVTVILNVGRSRMLYDIVPVVSFKGWPAVAQNWLMENHFWDGKITEEEVISGFYLVPACSSTGKPENEWRLAFSRSEVQLKKCISTPLIQAYQAYKAMIIKLLSRPRAVSPYHLRSLMLWACDRLPSNFLGQEDNMAHFLLGLLDDLAHCLVNKSCPNYFLPQCNMFEQLSDSTVLLLACRLSSVRSDPAEHLRSAIEHAKAASRLAQELQQTLPGLASSQSDGLLSSAGRQDDNLARKLQQLVTENQGKSISVFLNPDDVSKPHFRIDDKFF, encoded by the exons ATGGCGACTTTGGCGTCGTTGTCCGGCAAGGATGCCGCACTAGGTGCTAAACCGCCAGCCTTTGCCAAACCCCTGAACGACTTGGACTTCCACTCAGGAGCTCGCATCGAGGAGATAACGAAGCTGATCCAAGAATTCGGCAAGTATGAGATGAGGGACTTCGACGATCGGCGGGCCTTGGAGGTTCACACTGCCAAAGACTTCGTTTTCTCTATGCTGG GCCTCGTTCAGAAGCTGGACCACAAGTTACCCATCTCCAACGAGTACCTGCTGCTGTCCGGGGGTGTGCGGGAAGGGGTGATCGACATGAACCCCGATGAGCTGGGCGATTACGCCAGGGGCATGGACTACGACGTCGACTTCACGCTGCTTGTTCCGGCACTGAAGCTGCACGACCGCAACCAGCCGGTGACGCTGGACATGCGGCACTCGGCGCCCTGCCACTCATGGCTCAGCCTGCGGCTCTTCGACGAGAGGACCATGGAGAAGTGGAAGGACTGCTGCACGGAGACGGAGCCCAGCCCGGCAGGCGGCGGAGGTGGCAGCTACTACTTCTCGCCCACCAAGGTGGCAGACTGGTTCTTCCGCTCAGTGCGTGCCGTCATCGAGGAGGTCCGCCGGCATCCGCAGCGTGGGGTCCCAGGCGTGGCAGCGGTGGAGAAGAACGGCACGGTGGTCACCGTCATCCTGAACGTGGGCCGCAGCCGCATGCTGTACGACATCGTGCCGGTGGTGTCTTTCAAGGGCTGGCCAGCCGTCGCCCAGAACTGGCTGATGGAGAACCACTTCTGGGACGGCAAGATCACCGAGGAGGAGGTGATCAGCGGCTTCTACCTGGTGCCGGCTTGCTCCAGCACCGGCAAACCAGAGAACGAGTGGCGCCTGGCCTTCTCGCGGAGCGAGGTGCAGCTGAAGAAGTGCATTTCCACGCCACTGATCCAGGCCTACCAGGCGTACAAGGCCATGATCATCAAGCTGCTGTCCCGGCCTCGGGCCGTCAGTCCCTACCACCTGAGGAGCCTGATGCTATGGGCCTGCGACCGCCTGCCCTCCAACTTCCTCGGGCAGGAGGACAACATGGCGCACTTCCTCCTGGGCCTCCTCGATGACCTGGCCCACTGCCTGGTCAACAAGTCGTGCCCCAACTACTTCCTGCCGCAGTGCAACATGTTTGAGCAGCTGTCCGACAGCACGGTGCTGCTGCTGGCCTGCCGCCTGTCGTCAGTGCGCTCGGACCCGGCCGAGCACCTGCGCAGCGCCATCGAGCACGCCAAGGCAGCCAGCCGGCTCGCACAGGAGCTGCAGCAAACCCTGCCGGGCCTGGCCTCCTCCCAGTCGGACGGCCTCCTCTCCAGTGCGGGCAGGCAGGATGACAACCTGGCCCGCAAGCTCCAGCAGCTGGTGACGGAGAACCAGGGCAAGTCCATCTCTGTCTTCCTCAACCCGGATGACGTCAGCAAGCCGCACTTTCGGATCGACGATAAGTTTTTCTGA